A stretch of the Papaver somniferum cultivar HN1 chromosome 6, ASM357369v1, whole genome shotgun sequence genome encodes the following:
- the LOC113288350 gene encoding tubby-like F-box protein 14, which produces MSFRSIIRDVRDGFGSLSRRSFDLRLHTGKSHSAVHELHDQPPVIQPSCWASLPPELLRDVIKRLEESESTWPSRKHVVACAAVCKSWREMCLEIVKCPELCGKLTFPVSLKQPGPREGNTTVQCFIKRDKSNLTYHLFLCLSPALLVENGKFLLSAKRTRRTTCTEYVISMHAENISRSSTNYIGKLRSNFLGTKFVIYDTQPPYSGATVSEPGKTSRRFYSKKVSPKVPTGSYSIAQVMYELNVLGTRGPRRMQCTMHSIPAASLDIGGTVPGQPELLSRPLEDSFRSVSFSKSVDSSIEFSSSRFSDINGSRGEIEEGKERPLVLRNKSPRWHEQLQCWCLNFRGRVTVASVKNFQLIAAPVPVAAGAPTPSQPVPQPDHDKVILQFGKVGKDMFTMDYRYPLSAFQAFAICLSSFDTKLACE; this is translated from the exons ATGTCGTTCCGTAGCATCATTCGTGATGTCAGAGATGGCTTTGGTAGCTTATCGAGAAGAAGCTTTGATTTGAGACTCCATACTGGCAAATCTCATAGTGCTGTCCACGAGTTACATGACCAGCCTCCAGTAATTCAACCTAGTTGTTGGGCTAGCCTTCCTCCAGAGTTGCTTCGTGATGTTATAAAAAGGTTGGAGGAGAGCGAAAGTACATGGCCTTCTCGAAAACACGTTGTTGCTTGTGCTGCAGTTTGCAAGTCCTGGAGAGAGATGTGCTTAGAAATTGTCAAATGTCCAGAGCTATGTGGAAAACTTACCTTTCCTGTGTCGTTAAAGCAG CCAGGACCTCGTGAAGGGAATACTACTGTACAATGCTTCATCAAGAGGGATAAATCTAATTTAACCTACCACCTATTCCTGTGCCTTAGCCCTG CTCTGCTTGTCGAAAACGGGAAATTCCTTCTCTCCGCTAAAAGGACCAGGAGAACTACTTGCACAGAATATGTTATCTCCATGCATGCTGAGAACATATCGAGATCAAGCACCAACTATATTGGAAAACTGAG GTCTAATTTCCTCGGTACAAAATTTGTAATATATGATACACAACCTCCATACAGTGGAGCCACGGTTTCTGAACCAGGCAAAACAAGCCGTAGATTTTACTCCAAGAAAGTCTCCCCAAAGGTCCCTACAGGTAGCTACAGTATAGCACAGGTGATGTATGAGCTGAATGTTCTAGGCACACGTGGACCACGACGGATGCAGTGCACAATGCATTCCATCCCTGCTGCTTCCCTAGACATTGGTGGTACTGTCCCTGGCCAACCGGAGCTCCTGTCCAGGCCCCTTGAGGATTCATTTCGGAGCGTCTCCTTCTCAAAATCCGTTGATAGCTCCATAGAGTTTAGCAGTTCTAGATTTTCAGACATTAATGGATCTCGAGGCGAAATTGAAGAAGGCAAAGAAAGGCCTTTGGTACTCAGGAACAAGTCTCCTAGATGGCACGAACAGTTACAGTGCTGGTGCTTGAACTTTCGTGGTCGAGTGACGGTTGCATCTGTTAAAAACTTCCAGTTAATTGCTGCTCCAGTGCCGGTTGCTGCAGGTGCACCTACACCATCTCAACCAGTTCCTCAACCAGATCACGACAAGGTCATTTTACAGTTTGGAAAGGTTGGAAAGGACATGTTCACAATGGATTACCGCTACCCCTTGTCAGCATTTCAAGCTTTTGCGATATGTTTGAGTAGCTTCGACACCAAATTGGCTTGTGAATAG